The Phacochoerus africanus isolate WHEZ1 chromosome 9, ROS_Pafr_v1, whole genome shotgun sequence genomic sequence GAGGATTTCCACCAtggacacagccatgcccatggccatggccatggccataCTCATGAGAGCATCTGGCATGGGCATACCCACGGTCACCATCATGGACATTCACATGAGGATTTGCACCATGGCCATATTCATGGCGACTCCCATGAGAGCCTCTACCACCCAGGACACGGACATAACCATGAGCACAGCCATGGAGGCTATGGGGAATCTGGGGCTGCAGGCATCAAGCAAGACTTGGACACTGTCACTCTCTGGGCCTATGTGAGTCCCCCGGGATGGGGCAGAGGGGGGCTAGTTCTGGATTGTTGGGAAGTCCCACACCTCTTGACCCCTGACTTTCCCTCACTAGGCACTAGGGGCCACAGTGctcatctctgcagctccatTTTTCGTCCTCTTCCTTATCCCGGTGGAGTCCAACTCACCTCGGCACCGCTCTCTGCTCCAGATCCTGCTGAGTTTTGCTTCGGGTGGGCTCTTGGGAGATGCCTTCCTGCACCTCATTCCTCATGCTCTGGGTAAGTGACCTCAAATCTTAGagtgttttattctttgaatGAGAGGGTTCTTTCCTCTTTGTGATCCCTGACCTTCTAGtgtccccccaacacacacccttTGTGTGGGATGTTCCCTTATCTAACCTTTTCCCCCACTTCTTCCAGAACCCCATTCTCACCACCCTCTGGAGCAGCCCGGACACGGACATTCCCACAGTGGTAAGGAAGGGGAGGATGGAGATAATGGGTTGGGGTGCTAGGGAAGGTCTGTCCCTCCCTGTTCTCCTCTACTTGGGGAGGAAGAGTCTGGAATCTATATTTCTCTTAATGTCTCAATGTGTCCATCCTCAGGCCAGGGCCCCATTCTGTCTGTGGGACTGTGGGTCCTCAGTGGAATTGTCGCCTTTCTTGTGGTGGAGAAATTTGTGAGACACGTGAAAGGAGGACATGGACACAGTCACGGACATGGACATGCTCACGGTCACACGCATGGAGGTCATGGACATGGAAGACAGGGTGAGCCTAGGAAAAACTTTAATGAAAACCATCTTGCCTACCTCTGAATCTGCTCATTTTATGGCTCCTGGGTgggagggaactcctcttttgaggACATATTGGTAGGTCTCCGTTCCCCACTTTTACCAGCTCCTCTTTTCCCCTCAGAGTGTCCTTCAAAGGAAAAGCAGAgctcagaggaagaagaaaaggaagcaggggggtcgaggaagagaagaggagggagcacAAGGCCCAAAGATGGGCCAGTGAGACCTCAGCATTCTGGAGAGGAAAAAGCAGGGTCAGGTGAGGGCCAGGGTTGCATACACTTGGACAAGGGGCATCATCACGAGTCACATGGAAAAGGGCTGTGGGTAATGGCAGGTGTCTGGAAACCCTGGGGCTGGGCATGAAGTGGTCTCTTGGGGGAGATGTGATAATGGCTGACTAGGGTTTGGACTAGGGTTGAGGAGTGCCTCTGAttgtttcatctttcttttctcctgtacAAGACTTGCGTGTGTCAGGGTATCTGAATCTGGCTGCTGACCTGGCACACAACTTCACGGATGGTCTAGCTATTGGTGCTTCATTTCGAGGAGGTCGGGGGCTCGGGATCCTGACCACGATGACTGTGCTGCTACATGAAGTGCCCCATGAAGTGGGGGACTTTGCCATCTTGGTCCAGTCTGGCTGCAGCAAAAAGCAGGTTGGTGTACCAGACATGGTTGTCTCAAGCCCTTTACCCCCTGCTCATCCAGCCCAAACTCAGACTGCCACCCATTAGTTCCAAGCAAGTTGTACTACAGGCCTACCTAGTTTGATTGTGCTTCTTTATTGTACTTAACagatattgtgttttttacaaatttgtGACAACCCTGTGTTGAACAAGTCTGTTGACACCATTTTTTTCcatcagcatttatttatttcatgtctctgtgtcacagtttggtaattcttgcaatatttcaaaccttttcatttttatctcatttgGTATGTtcatctgtgatcagtgatctttgatgtcatAACGGCAAAAATATTGTAACTTGTTGAAAGCTCAGATGAAGATTAGAATTTTTTAGTGATAaagtaccttctttttttttttttctttaatggctgcgGCCGTGGcaatggtagttcccaggctggggattgaacccttaccTCTGCggcgacccaagctgctacagtcagattcttaacccactgtaccacagcagaaactccataaagtaatttttaattaagcTGTGTATATGGTGGACATAATGCTGCTGCACACTTACTAGATTgcagtatagtgtaaatataacttatATGCACTGGAAGCCGAAAAAATTCACATAACTTGCTTTATCATGATATTCACTTTTGTGATATTTACTTTAtcgtggtggtctggaactgaactcaGCATCTCTGAAGTATTGTTGGCAACCGAACCTCTATAAATGAGGGATGAAAAGTTCTATTTCGTCTTGTAGCTCAGTATTTCTTGAACTGTGGTCCATACGCCATCTGAATGGAAAGTGTCTATTCTAGATGCCCCCCTTTTTGCCTACTCTTTGGTTTCCAAAGACATGCACTGTATCCATGTACACCTATACCTCTCCAGCCTTGTCTAAACCACTGATAACCTCTAGATGTTAGTgagtgcttctctctctcttttctgcccACCAGGCGATGCGTCTACAACTTCTGACGGCAGTAGGGGCACTGGCAGGCACAGCCTTTGCCCTCCTAACCGAAGGAGGGGCAGTGGGCAGTGAAGTTGCAGGTGGCACAGGTCCTGGCTGGGTTCTGCCATTCACTGCAGGTGGCTTTATCTATGTAGCAACGGTTTCGGTCTTGCCTGAGCTGTTGAGGGAGGCATCACCATTGCAGTCACTTCTGGAGGTGTTGGGGCTGCTGGGGGGAGTGGTCATGATGGTGCTGATTGCCCACCTCGAGTGAGAGGCAGGGTAAaccacccccactccagccccaAAGTCCTAAGCCCTTCAGGTTAGGGGTCTGGAGGTTGGGGGCCCTGACCTCGGATATCTGCCAGAGGAAGGAGTTGTATCCTAGGGAAATGGTGACTTTGGCTTAAAGATCTTCAAGATTTGGCTCTAGAGGTGGGGTTGACCAGCCCAGTGGGACCACAGTTGGGTGGGTCTGGGATGCTAAGTGGAACCATGAAGAAGGTTGGAAGAGAGAAGAGTTATGGCAGCCTAGCGCttgtctcccacccccacctgttcACAGGGGACCAAGCTGCCACACAGGCTTCTCCAAGGTCTACCTCTCTCCCACCTGTTGGTGAAGAAGGCTTCAGGGAAGACCCGAGCCCTAGACAAAAGGGACAGCACGAGAAGTCAGGGATAAATGTCAATTGTGTGTCCTGATTTGGGAGtgattgtgggggaggggggctagTTGTTAATCTCATGgcctgatttttttgtttctattcttttatatCAATGTTTGGATCGAGGAGGAGGGATGGTGAACGGAAATAAAGTCCTCGGATCTTCTGCTCCACACGCATTCTTTGTCTTATGGGGGGTTATGAGGGCCCCCTCTTCTCCGGCTGCCCTGGTCCCGGGAGCCCTGGGGTTTGGCCACGCCCCCGCGGTTGGAGGTCTGCTCGCGGTGGTGGCCGCCGGTGCCCTAATGCTGGCCGGGCTTCGATTGGACGGGTTTTGGTCTTGGCACGCCCCCTGTGCTCTCGGATTGGCTCAGTGCTGAGGCGACCGCCCATGCGCGGCTCACCATGGCGTCTCAGCTTCGGCTCCGCTCCGCTCTGGCCCTGGTCACAGGTTGGGGGGACTCCGCTTCCCGGGCGGGGTAGGGTGCCAGAGTGATATCGGGGTTGCGCCCTCGGACGCTAGAGTCACTGTGACCTCTGGCCTCTGGTCTAAATTTTATTAACTTCGCGCCCTGTTGACCTCTGACCCCTGCccatgcctccctccctccctcctcgggTGTTCCTCTCCCACCTCAGGTGCAGGTAGCGGCATCGGCCGAGCGGTCAGTGTGCGCTTAGCTGCTGAGGGTGCCGCCGTGGCCGCTTGCGACCTGGACGGGGCAGCGGCACAGGAGACGGTGCAGCTGCTGGGAGGGCCGGGGAGTGAGAAGGAGGCACCCCGCGGGGCCCATGCTGCCTTCCAGGCTGACGTGTCCGAGGCAGAGACCGCCAGGCGCCTGCTGGAGCAAGTGCAGGTGAAAGCGAGACGACTTTGCCCCCTTTAAAGCCCTAACGTTGCCTCCACTGCTCTTGGCTCTGCAAGGTTTTCTGGTGTGTAACCTTACCCTTCTATAGGCCTACTTTTTTCGCCCGCCATCTGTCGTTGTGTCTTGTGCGGGCATCACCAGGGATGAATTTCTGCTCCGCATGTCTGAAGATGACTGGGATAAAGTCATAGCTGTCAACCTCAAGGTGGTGACCTCTGAACCTGTGACTTCTGGGTCCTCTagcctggggatggggggagtTGGGGGACTGTCACCCCGGCTGATCCTTTCTGCCTTGTTAttttctgcccccctccccctcagggCATCTTTCTAGTCACTCAGGCTGCAGCCCAAGCCCTGGTGTCCAGTGGCTGTCCTGGCTCCATCATCAACATCAGTAGCATCATAGGGAAGGTCAGGTTGTGTGGGGATGGCTTCAGCCAGCCAAGTGGGCACAGAGAGGAGAGCCCTTCCTTGGGACCCCTGACTCATCCCACATCTCTGGCTCACCTATAGGTGGGAAACATGGGACAGACAAACTACGCAGCATCCAAGGCTGGAGTGATTGGGCTGACCCAGGCTGTAGCCCGGGAGCTCGGACGGTTGGTCAGGCACCTGGGGGCACGGGAGGTTTTGCTGAGGCGTGTAGAGGGTCTCAGGGAGGGGTCTGTGTTCTGTCCTCTTTGAAGTCAGCAGCCACTCTCCTTTCCACAGATACAGGATCCGCTGTAACTCTGTCCTCCCAGGGTTCATTAAAACACCCATGGCACAAAAAGTGCCACAGAAAGTGCTGGACAAGGTAGGAGACCACGGGTGGAGGGCAGAATCATTCAGAGACCCAATCTGTCTGGGGTTCAGAGAGAATGCTGTGCACAGTGGGGAGCAAACAGTAGATATTCAATAAGTGTATGAGGAATGAAGACCAAAAAACAGAGTCATAGACTCAGTCTACCAAAAAACCTATGAGAGAAACTTTCACTCACATATGAGTGTTTCCTTACAGGTGGTTGGAATGATCCCGATGGGACATCTGGGGGACCCTGAGGGTGAGCACTGAGTGCAGAGGGGGCTTGAATGAAAAGATCCCCAAATTTTTGGTATCCAAGAGGTTC encodes the following:
- the HSD17B8 gene encoding (3R)-3-hydroxyacyl-CoA dehydrogenase isoform X2, which translates into the protein MASQLRLRSALALVTGAGSGIGRAVSVRLAAEGAAVAACDLDGAAAQETVQLLGGPGSEKEAPRGAHAAFQADVSEAETARRLLEQVQAYFFRPPSVVVSCAGITRDEFLLRMSEDDWDKVIAVNLKGIFLVTQAAAQALVSSGCPGSIINISSIIGKVGNMGQTNYAASKAGVIGLTQAVARELGRYRIRCNSVLPGFIKTPMAQKVPQKVLDKVVGMIPMGHLGDPEDVADVVAFLASEDSGYITGASVEVTGGLFM
- the HSD17B8 gene encoding (3R)-3-hydroxyacyl-CoA dehydrogenase isoform X1; translation: MASQLRLRSALALVTGAGSGIGRAVSVRLAAEGAAVAACDLDGAAAQETVQLLGGPGSEKEAPRGAHAAFQADVSEAETARRLLEQVQAYFFRPPSVVVSCAGITRDEFLLRMSEDDWDKVIAVNLKGIFLVTQAAAQALVSSGCPGSIINISSIIGKVGNMGQTNYAASKAGVIGLTQAVARELGRYRIRCNSVLPGFIKTPMAQKVPQKVLDKMWPMWSRSWHLRTVDTSQGHQSKSLEVFSCNCLKDPGLCSLPHHSARPPADEDSEFPGYKRGGSVWLRNVNMGGRGACDPNKFQILFPATSGSSCVQVLRPFPTSPSFPFREGLFPFTAWSPRATPAAGCERRECVSLCVRDTLGLLEGGVSAPPPSTDSAAPVPSPPNTLGPCGPQG
- the SLC39A7 gene encoding zinc transporter SLC39A7, which translates into the protein MARGLGAPHRVAVGLLTWAALGLLVAGHGGHGDLYEDLQEDLHGHSHRHSHEDFHHGHSHAHGHGHGHTHESIWHGHTHGHHHGHSHEDLHHGHIHGDSHESLYHPGHGHNHEHSHGGYGESGAAGIKQDLDTVTLWAYALGATVLISAAPFFVLFLIPVESNSPRHRSLLQILLSFASGGLLGDAFLHLIPHALEPHSHHPLEQPGHGHSHSGQGPILSVGLWVLSGIVAFLVVEKFVRHVKGGHGHSHGHGHAHGHTHGGHGHGRQECPSKEKQSSEEEEKEAGGSRKRRGGSTRPKDGPVRPQHSGEEKAGSDLRVSGYLNLAADLAHNFTDGLAIGASFRGGRGLGILTTMTVLLHEVPHEVGDFAILVQSGCSKKQAMRLQLLTAVGALAGTAFALLTEGGAVGSEVAGGTGPGWVLPFTAGGFIYVATVSVLPELLREASPLQSLLEVLGLLGGVVMMVLIAHLE